TCCAGCGGGTGAACTCCCACCGAATAGCGCATCTCGGGGAAGCGGTCAGCCAGGGCCCTGATGGCGGGGATTTCCGCCGGCTCCACACAGGCATGCACCAGGGATTGGACCCCGGCCTGGCGCCAGCGCTCAGCCACCTGATCGATGTCGTCATCGAACTGGCGAAAAACAATGTGGCAATGGCTATCTACCAGCTGAATTGCAACCGGTGGACAGCCATCCTGGGGGGCTTCCAGGATCTCAGGCCTGGGCGGCGCTGGCCTGGGCTGTTGGGGCTTGGGGTTCAATTGCTTTTTTGACGGCCGAACTCAGGCGCGACTTTTGGTTGGCACCGGTGTTGCGGTGCAGCACACCTACCTTGATCGCTTTGTCGATCTTGCTGAAGGCAGCATTCATGGTGGCTTGCACAGCCTCCTTCTTGGCCTCAACCGGCTCTTGCCCGTAGGCCGTTACGGCGGCAAAGCAGCGCTTCATAAGGGTGCGCAGACCCGACTTATAGGTGCGGTTACGCAGGCGGTTGCGCTCGGCAACTTCAATGCGCTTTTTCGAAGACTTGTTATTGGCCACAGGCGGTCGTAGGCGCGTTCAGCAATCTCTGATCTTACCTTCACGCCCCCCTGGGGGCCAAGCAAAGGACCAGAGCTTTGGCGCACTAACTTGAGATTCCCTGCCAGCGCTGCAAAGCCCGTGGTCTCCTCCCCGCCTCCCCTCACGATCACCTGCCTGCGGGATGGTGACCATGCGGCGGAGCGATTGGGCGCAATTGCGGAGCGCACCAGTGGCTCCCAGATGGCTGAGGCAATGGCCAAGGTGGAGCAAATAATTGACCAGGTGCGCGGTCAGGGGGATCGGGCCCTGATCGAATTGACCCAACGCTTCGATGGCGTTCGACCCGAACCGCTGCGGATTCCCCAAGAACGGTTGGCCCAGGCCTGGCAGCAATGCCCGGCCCCTTTGCAGGCAGCCCTGGAGCTGGCCCACCAGCGGATCCTGGCCTTTCACCAGCAGCAGATCCCCCAGGACCTGGCCGTGACCGGCCCCCATGGGGAACGGCTCGGCCGGCGCTGGCGCCCCGTGGAAAAGGCGGGTTTATACGTGCCCGGGGGCCGGGCCTCCTATCCCAGCACCGTGTTGATGAATGCGGTGCCGGCCACGGTGGCTGGCGTCCAGCGCCTGGTGATGGTCACGCCGCCTGGCCCCCAGGGGGAACCCAATGCCACCGTCTTGGCCGCTGCGCACCTGGCGGGAGTTGAGGAGGTCTATCGGGTGGGTGGTGCCCAGGCCGTGGCCGCCCTGGCCTATGGCACCGAAACGATTCCCCGGGTGGATGTGGTCAGCGGACCGGGCAACCTATACGTAACCCTGGCGAAAAAGGCTGTCTATGGCAGGGTTGCCATAGATTCCCTGGCCGGCCCCAGCGAGGTGCTGGTGATCGCAGATCACACCGCCAAGGCCGACCAGGTGGCGGCCGATCTGCTGGCCCAAGCCGAACACGACCCCCTAGCCGCGGCCATTCTGTTGACCACCAGCCCCGAGTTGGCGGCGGCCCTGCCGGCGGCCCTGGAGGCCCAGTTGGCCGGGCACCCCAGGGCTGAAATCACCCGCCAAGCCCTGGGCGACTGGGGCCTAATCGTGGTCTGCCGCGACCTCGACCAGGCAGCCCAGCTCAGCGATTGCTTTGCCCCCGAACACCTGGAGCTGCTGGTGGAGGATCCCGAATCCCTGGCCGATCGCATCAAGCACGCCGGGGCGATCTTCATGGGCCCCCATAGCCCTGAAGCCGTGGGGGATTACCTGGCCGGACCAAACCACACCCTGCCCACCTCGGGCACGGCCCGTTTTGCGGGGGCCTTGAGCGTGGAGACCTTCCTGCGCCACACCAGCCTGATCCAGTTCAACCGCGAGGCCCTGGAGGCCACGGGCCCTGCCGTGATCACCCTGGCCGAAAGCGAGGGGCTCCACAGCCATGCCGAATCAGTGCGGCGCCGGCTCGGTTAAGGATGCTGGGGGCTTAGGCGAGCTCGCGGACGCCCGGCACCCCATCGACGATCTCGCCGACGAGCACCTGGTCGGTGAGATTTACGAACAGGCCGTTCTCCAAGACTCCGGGGAGGTTGTTAATTTCCTTCTCCAGGCTTTCGGGATCGCCGATCCCCCCGCCAAATTTCACATCCAGCACCAGGTTGCCCTGGTCGGTAACCACCGGGCCTGCCTTACGCACGGCCATCCGTAATTCAGCCACGCCGCCCAATTCCTGCAGCTCGGCCTGCACCTGGCGCCAGGCACCGGGCAGCACTTCTACGGGCAGCAGGAAGCCCAGGTTGAGGGTATCCACCAGCTTGGTGGAATCAACCACCACCACGAAGCGCTCCGCCCGGCGGGCCACCAACTTCTCCTGCACGTGGCAAGCGCCGCCACCCTTGATCAGCTGGAGAGAGGGATCCACCTCATCGGCACCATCAATGGCCAGGTCAATCCTGTTGACAGCATTGAGGCTCTGGAGGGGGATGCCCAGCTCCGCCGCCAACACCTCCCCTTGAAAAGACGTCGTTACCCCAACGATGTCCTTGAGCTCGCCGCGCTGCAACTTGGCCCCAAGGGCCCGGATCATTAGGGCGGCAGTGGAACCGGACCCCAATCCCAAAACCATGCCGTCACGGATCTGTTCGATGGCAGCTTCAGCGACTGCCTGCTTCATCCGGTCCTGCAGATCCGACATGTCCATGTGCTCGGGGCCGCGACCGTAGCTCAGCCAAGGTGAGTCAGCCCGCCAAGGGCATGGCCGC
This genomic interval from Cyanobium sp. WAJ14-Wanaka contains the following:
- the rpsT gene encoding 30S ribosomal protein S20 — its product is MANNKSSKKRIEVAERNRLRNRTYKSGLRTLMKRCFAAVTAYGQEPVEAKKEAVQATMNAAFSKIDKAIKVGVLHRNTGANQKSRLSSAVKKAIEPQAPTAQASAAQA
- the hisD gene encoding histidinol dehydrogenase; amino-acid sequence: MVSSPPPLTITCLRDGDHAAERLGAIAERTSGSQMAEAMAKVEQIIDQVRGQGDRALIELTQRFDGVRPEPLRIPQERLAQAWQQCPAPLQAALELAHQRILAFHQQQIPQDLAVTGPHGERLGRRWRPVEKAGLYVPGGRASYPSTVLMNAVPATVAGVQRLVMVTPPGPQGEPNATVLAAAHLAGVEEVYRVGGAQAVAALAYGTETIPRVDVVSGPGNLYVTLAKKAVYGRVAIDSLAGPSEVLVIADHTAKADQVAADLLAQAEHDPLAAAILLTTSPELAAALPAALEAQLAGHPRAEITRQALGDWGLIVVCRDLDQAAQLSDCFAPEHLELLVEDPESLADRIKHAGAIFMGPHSPEAVGDYLAGPNHTLPTSGTARFAGALSVETFLRHTSLIQFNREALEATGPAVITLAESEGLHSHAESVRRRLG
- the rpiA gene encoding ribose-5-phosphate isomerase RpiA, which produces MSDLQDRMKQAVAEAAIEQIRDGMVLGLGSGSTAALMIRALGAKLQRGELKDIVGVTTSFQGEVLAAELGIPLQSLNAVNRIDLAIDGADEVDPSLQLIKGGGACHVQEKLVARRAERFVVVVDSTKLVDTLNLGFLLPVEVLPGAWRQVQAELQELGGVAELRMAVRKAGPVVTDQGNLVLDVKFGGGIGDPESLEKEINNLPGVLENGLFVNLTDQVLVGEIVDGVPGVRELA